A stretch of the Filimonas lacunae genome encodes the following:
- a CDS encoding DUF3857 domain-containing protein yields the protein MKRILYSLLVFMVAHSTIHAQQRITARELETLEKNNKAVKLLEETDEDFKDVASTSKWPEESAVILAQKTSFDFDKKGLSAGKRIGRNIWGALLAPITFGTSIYYANANNETSILVQETERRKILLQDKYAVENYSILYFRLSAEGDAFTARIIKKDGTQTPVDLTDAVKVENNASVPSLFTSYTDAKSSSGYRPTFYKVAIPDMEEGDIVEYEYVNFNTRKYNQNPDYKEFEPIYYLCNRPLPVVKQVLEVVTEDDKYYVSYKSLKGAPDFTSTNTNGNKVYRWVDNNRETVSRTRYVNKLIELPSVKFQVVYARNNSKNLVWFKDNEDPKSNITLEQLSEKAKTFWFNPGKLRTTGEYTDGLKAGFDETAKGIYKAMRKKDITNGSEDEFIRKAYYTVRSQTLYSNWSDFGFAKIYSALLAEKGIAHEIIVTTSNTESTIESASFAQELKWLIRCKNKYYANPDEHRNPEELPEEVCGNPSVRFNALDEKTKPVTEPLPATDTLLNTLNAQVKVNVTPSTNSYLLAIDKTVEAQGLIKENLMDEVLAYTPFMESDFRNYDGTGMWEGLNEQMETKAISEFAQQKKEWSEEKPKMMKSIAEDYYNVTVADYSGFKLIQDGRSYKKSTLKYNETLTLDDAVNTVGEDLLVSLPALAGGGNQIKLKKDDVARTYPVYIDYARTLNYRIICPIPAGYTARGVESLTKEVRNEAGSFVTKGRIDENKNVVIEVRKTFSKSQLPAQEWPLMMELLKASYAFSRSKILFSKN from the coding sequence ATGAAACGCATTCTATATAGTTTACTGGTATTCATGGTAGCCCACTCTACCATCCATGCACAACAACGTATTACCGCCAGGGAACTGGAAACCCTGGAAAAAAACAATAAGGCAGTAAAACTGCTGGAAGAAACGGATGAAGATTTTAAAGACGTTGCCAGCACCTCAAAATGGCCGGAAGAAAGCGCCGTGATACTGGCGCAAAAAACCAGCTTTGACTTTGATAAAAAAGGCCTGAGCGCAGGCAAGCGCATTGGCCGTAACATATGGGGTGCATTACTGGCGCCTATTACCTTTGGCACCTCTATTTACTACGCCAATGCCAATAATGAAACCAGCATACTGGTGCAGGAAACCGAGCGTCGTAAAATTTTATTGCAGGACAAATATGCAGTAGAAAACTACTCCATATTATACTTTCGTTTATCCGCCGAAGGCGATGCTTTTACTGCACGTATTATCAAAAAAGACGGCACACAAACGCCTGTTGACTTAACCGATGCAGTGAAAGTAGAAAACAACGCTTCTGTTCCTTCTTTATTCACCAGCTACACCGATGCCAAAAGCAGTTCAGGATATCGCCCTACCTTTTACAAAGTGGCCATACCTGATATGGAAGAAGGCGACATTGTAGAATATGAGTACGTAAACTTTAACACCCGGAAGTATAACCAAAACCCGGATTATAAAGAGTTTGAGCCTATTTATTATTTGTGTAACAGGCCCCTGCCTGTAGTAAAGCAGGTATTGGAAGTAGTTACTGAAGACGATAAATACTATGTAAGCTATAAAAGCCTGAAAGGAGCACCGGACTTCACCTCTACCAATACCAACGGAAATAAAGTATACAGATGGGTGGATAATAACCGCGAAACAGTAAGCCGCACACGGTATGTAAACAAATTAATAGAACTGCCTTCCGTTAAGTTCCAGGTAGTGTATGCCCGCAACAACAGTAAAAACCTGGTGTGGTTTAAAGATAATGAAGACCCTAAAAGCAATATCACGCTGGAGCAACTGTCGGAAAAAGCCAAAACCTTCTGGTTTAACCCCGGCAAATTAAGAACCACCGGAGAATATACAGATGGCCTGAAAGCGGGTTTTGACGAAACTGCAAAAGGCATTTATAAAGCCATGCGCAAAAAAGATATCACCAACGGCTCGGAAGACGAGTTTATACGCAAAGCCTATTATACCGTGCGCTCTCAAACCTTATACAGCAATTGGAGCGATTTTGGTTTTGCTAAAATTTACTCGGCCTTGTTAGCAGAAAAAGGCATCGCACACGAAATAATAGTAACCACTTCCAACACGGAATCTACTATTGAATCGGCTTCCTTTGCACAGGAGCTGAAATGGCTGATACGCTGCAAAAACAAGTATTACGCAAACCCCGATGAACACCGCAACCCGGAAGAACTGCCCGAAGAGGTATGTGGTAATCCGTCTGTTCGCTTCAACGCACTGGACGAAAAAACAAAACCTGTTACAGAACCATTACCCGCTACAGATACACTGCTTAACACCTTGAACGCACAGGTGAAAGTGAATGTAACCCCCTCTACCAACAGCTACCTGCTGGCAATAGATAAAACAGTAGAAGCACAAGGATTGATTAAAGAAAACCTGATGGATGAAGTGCTGGCCTACACGCCCTTTATGGAATCGGATTTTCGCAACTATGATGGCACCGGCATGTGGGAAGGCCTGAATGAACAAATGGAAACCAAAGCCATTAGCGAATTTGCCCAGCAAAAAAAAGAATGGAGCGAAGAGAAACCTAAAATGATGAAGTCTATTGCAGAAGATTACTACAATGTAACAGTAGCAGACTACTCAGGTTTTAAACTGATCCAGGACGGACGCAGCTATAAAAAAAGCACGCTCAAATACAATGAAACGCTGACATTAGATGATGCAGTAAATACCGTAGGAGAAGATCTGCTGGTTTCCTTACCTGCACTGGCAGGCGGTGGCAACCAAATAAAACTGAAAAAGGATGACGTTGCCCGTACCTATCCCGTGTATATAGATTATGCCCGCACTTTGAACTACCGCATTATTTGCCCTATACCAGCTGGCTATACTGCACGTGGAGTAGAAAGCCTTACTAAAGAAGTAAGAAATGAAGCCGGTTCGTTTGTAACCAAAGGACGCATTGATGAAAATAAAAACGTGGTAATTGAAGTAAGGAAAACATTCAGCAAAAGCCAGTTGCCTGCGCAGGAATGGCCACTGATGATGGAGCTGCTGAAAGCCTCTTATGCATTTTCAAGATCCAAAATCCTGTTTAGTAAAAACTAA
- a CDS encoding transglutaminase-like domain-containing protein: protein MKKPTLLLGCLWICATAFGQYQTSDGEGVLAASYLKKLDKKARFGASDIKKEITFSTGKGLNGQPVTTAEEKGVVEMVAMDNKVPMGYLIADNEFRKLDDYDFEIFYKTGFKSQKYPPEKVSLTDESIYLDDNFGLWYGFRAEESGQRSRFKFTSTFKDAKYLSRVFFHESFPVKSSTISFKVPDWLQLEITEKNFAGYTFKKGTKKEKGFTTYTYTADNLSGMKHEAHSLASPYYLPHLIITVRSFNINKKDYNGFKGPDDMYAWYNYLYKKADNQAESIKPVVQQLTQGKSTDEEKIKSIYYWVQDNIRYIAFEEGYAGFIPQTIQEVYKNKYGDCKGMANLLSAMLKEAGFDAHFSWIGTREIPYDRTEVQSVCVDNHAICVLYHNGSTYFLDGTEKYQPLGRNAYRIQGKKVLVEYGDTYKIETVPEARAGENTQYTTAALVLQEDKISGHVKVSFEGATSSLFHYIYNSIPTNRRKDFINSLLQFNNKNAEVTNIRTSDFKSRDSAIVIEGDVDLSEQVTVVENRYYTNIDFFPGTITRFIPEDSRKTPIDINEVYTSSDEITLELPANGKPISLPKSFTSEFLQNTMQASYTARDNKIILRKTMVINSPVINRSDFDNWKNFLNKIKAFNKSNLSVQL from the coding sequence ATGAAAAAGCCAACGTTGTTGTTAGGTTGCCTATGGATATGTGCAACCGCCTTCGGCCAATATCAAACCTCAGATGGCGAAGGAGTATTAGCAGCCTCTTACCTTAAAAAACTAGACAAAAAAGCCCGTTTCGGCGCTTCAGACATCAAAAAAGAAATCACTTTCAGTACCGGCAAAGGGCTTAACGGTCAGCCAGTTACCACAGCGGAAGAAAAAGGCGTGGTAGAAATGGTGGCCATGGACAACAAAGTTCCTATGGGCTACCTGATTGCCGACAACGAGTTTCGTAAACTGGATGATTACGATTTTGAGATTTTTTACAAAACCGGCTTTAAAAGCCAGAAGTACCCGCCCGAAAAAGTATCGTTAACAGATGAAAGCATTTACTTAGACGACAACTTTGGTTTGTGGTATGGCTTTAGGGCAGAAGAATCGGGCCAGCGCAGCCGCTTTAAATTCACCAGCACCTTTAAAGATGCAAAGTACCTGAGCCGCGTTTTCTTTCATGAAAGCTTCCCGGTAAAAAGTTCTACTATCAGCTTTAAAGTACCTGATTGGCTGCAACTGGAAATAACCGAGAAAAACTTTGCCGGTTACACCTTTAAAAAGGGCACTAAAAAAGAAAAGGGCTTTACTACGTACACCTACACCGCCGATAACTTATCCGGCATGAAACACGAAGCCCATTCTCTCGCATCTCCTTATTACTTACCACACCTGATTATTACTGTACGCAGCTTTAACATCAACAAAAAAGACTACAACGGCTTTAAAGGGCCTGACGATATGTATGCGTGGTATAACTACTTATACAAAAAAGCAGATAACCAGGCCGAAAGCATTAAACCGGTAGTACAGCAACTGACCCAGGGAAAAAGCACCGATGAGGAGAAGATTAAATCTATCTATTACTGGGTACAGGACAACATTCGCTATATCGCTTTTGAAGAAGGGTATGCAGGTTTTATTCCACAAACCATACAGGAAGTATATAAAAACAAATACGGCGATTGTAAAGGCATGGCCAACCTCTTATCAGCCATGCTGAAAGAGGCTGGCTTTGATGCACACTTCTCATGGATAGGCACCCGTGAAATACCTTACGACCGCACAGAGGTGCAATCGGTTTGTGTAGACAACCACGCTATTTGTGTGCTGTATCATAATGGCAGTACCTACTTTTTAGATGGCACCGAAAAATACCAACCACTGGGCAGAAATGCTTACCGCATACAAGGTAAAAAAGTGCTGGTAGAATATGGCGACACCTACAAAATTGAAACCGTACCAGAAGCCAGGGCAGGTGAAAACACACAATACACCACAGCCGCACTGGTGCTGCAGGAAGATAAAATAAGCGGGCATGTGAAAGTATCTTTTGAAGGAGCTACCAGCAGCCTGTTCCATTACATTTATAACAGCATACCCACTAACAGGCGTAAAGATTTTATCAATAGCCTGCTGCAGTTCAATAATAAAAATGCCGAAGTAACCAACATACGAACTTCCGATTTTAAAAGCCGTGATTCGGCCATTGTTATTGAAGGCGATGTAGATTTATCAGAGCAGGTTACTGTGGTAGAAAACAGGTATTATACCAATATCGATTTCTTCCCCGGCACCATTACCCGCTTTATACCGGAAGATTCGCGCAAAACACCCATTGATATAAACGAAGTGTACACTTCTTCTGATGAAATAACACTGGAGTTACCAGCTAATGGCAAGCCTATTTCACTGCCTAAAAGCTTTACCAGCGAGTTTTTACAAAATACCATGCAAGCCAGCTATACCGCACGCGATAACAAAATTATCCTACGCAAAACAATGGTGATTAACAGCCCGGTAATTAACAGAAGTGATTTTGACAACTGGAAAAATTTCTTAAACAAGATAAAAGCCTTTAATAAAAGCAACTTATCTGTTCAATTGTAA
- a CDS encoding C1 family peptidase yields the protein MNKKYVVLLAMLPLGSIMAQDNLVNSLNANKSDASKEKFTFTPVINIETTSIKNQGSSGTCWSYSGNSFLETEMLKKGKTPVDIAEIYTARCVYIEKAKNYVRMHGSVSWGDGGELHDVVNIYAKYGALPQSVYNGLNYGTAVNKFSEMQDALKGMLDGIIKNANGKLTPNWIVAFTAALDAYLGTVPEKFDYNGKSYTPQTFAKEVVGLNAADYIEMTSLNDQPFYQKVFLPVPDNWSFDQAYNVQMDDMTNVIDNALKNGYSVGWATDVSEKYFSWRNGVAYVPEKDFEDMNDAEKRDMFSGPKPERTITPAMRQLAFDNFSTTDDHGMQIVGLAKDQTGREYYIVKNSWGESNDYKGYLYVTKNFVKFKTTGLLLNKEGLPKDIRSKLKA from the coding sequence ATGAACAAAAAGTATGTGGTGCTGCTGGCCATGCTTCCGCTAGGTAGCATTATGGCGCAGGACAACCTGGTAAACTCGCTGAATGCCAACAAAAGCGATGCTTCTAAAGAAAAGTTCACTTTCACGCCTGTTATTAACATAGAAACTACTTCTATTAAAAATCAGGGCAGCAGCGGAACCTGCTGGAGCTACTCCGGCAATTCTTTCCTGGAAACAGAAATGCTGAAAAAAGGAAAAACACCTGTTGACATTGCTGAAATATATACCGCACGCTGCGTATACATCGAGAAAGCAAAAAACTATGTGCGCATGCACGGTTCTGTTAGCTGGGGAGATGGTGGCGAACTGCACGACGTAGTGAACATTTATGCTAAATACGGCGCTTTACCACAAAGCGTATACAACGGCTTAAACTATGGTACTGCTGTAAACAAGTTTTCAGAAATGCAGGATGCTTTAAAAGGCATGCTGGATGGTATTATTAAAAATGCCAACGGCAAATTAACCCCAAACTGGATTGTTGCTTTTACCGCAGCTTTAGACGCCTACCTGGGTACTGTGCCTGAAAAATTCGATTACAACGGCAAGTCTTATACTCCACAAACCTTTGCTAAAGAAGTAGTTGGATTAAATGCAGCTGATTATATTGAAATGACTTCTTTAAACGATCAGCCTTTTTATCAGAAAGTATTCTTACCGGTTCCTGACAACTGGAGCTTTGACCAGGCTTATAACGTTCAAATGGACGACATGACCAACGTTATTGACAATGCCCTGAAAAATGGCTATAGTGTAGGTTGGGCTACCGATGTAAGCGAAAAATACTTCAGCTGGAGAAACGGTGTAGCGTATGTGCCTGAGAAAGATTTTGAAGACATGAACGACGCTGAAAAAAGAGATATGTTCAGCGGTCCTAAGCCGGAAAGAACTATTACTCCTGCTATGCGTCAGCTGGCTTTTGACAACTTCTCTACCACCGACGACCATGGTATGCAGATTGTAGGCCTGGCAAAAGACCAAACCGGCCGTGAATACTACATTGTGAAAAACTCATGGGGCGAAAGCAACGATTACAAAGGCTATTTATACGTAACCAAAAACTTTGTGAAGTTTAAAACCACCGGTTTACTGCTGAACAAAGAAGGTTTACCTAAAGATATCCGCAGCAAACTGAAAGCATAA
- the rplM gene encoding 50S ribosomal protein L13: MSKLHFTTKHANAATVQRNWYVVDGTNQTVGRVCSRIASVLRGKNKASYTPHVDTGDYVIFINADKVVFSGNKFEDKTYINYSGYPGGKKEEAAKDLIKRRPEVIIERAVKGMLPKNRLGRKMIKKLFVYAGTQHPHTAQQPKELKF; encoded by the coding sequence ATGAGCAAACTTCATTTCACAACCAAGCATGCAAATGCGGCTACCGTACAACGCAATTGGTACGTTGTAGACGGTACTAATCAAACCGTAGGGCGTGTGTGTTCAAGAATCGCTTCTGTTCTGCGCGGCAAGAACAAGGCTTCTTACACTCCACACGTTGATACCGGTGATTATGTAATTTTTATTAACGCTGACAAAGTGGTTTTCTCCGGCAACAAGTTCGAAGACAAAACCTACATCAACTACTCCGGTTATCCTGGTGGTAAAAAAGAGGAAGCAGCAAAAGATCTGATCAAGCGTCGTCCTGAGGTTATTATTGAGCGTGCTGTAAAAGGTATGTTACCTAAAAACCGTCTGGGTCGCAAAATGATCAAGAAATTATTCGTGTACGCTGGTACTCAGCACCCGCACACTGCACAGCAACCTAAAGAACTTAAGTTCTAA
- the rpsI gene encoding 30S ribosomal protein S9 yields the protein MEKQKNAVGRRKEAVTRVFITKGEGKITVNDKDYKVYFPLVYLQNQVEAPLKAIESLDKFDVKINATGGGLKGQAEAAKLGVARVLLEINPEFRPALKVAGYLKRDPRGVERKKFGHKKARRSYQFSKR from the coding sequence ATGGAAAAGCAAAAGAATGCAGTTGGTCGTCGTAAAGAAGCCGTAACCCGTGTTTTCATTACTAAGGGCGAAGGTAAGATCACTGTTAACGATAAAGATTACAAAGTTTACTTTCCGCTGGTATACCTGCAAAATCAGGTAGAAGCGCCTTTAAAGGCTATCGAGTCTTTAGATAAATTTGATGTGAAGATAAACGCAACTGGCGGTGGCTTAAAAGGTCAGGCCGAAGCTGCTAAACTGGGTGTTGCCCGCGTTCTGCTGGAAATCAACCCTGAGTTTCGCCCTGCTTTAAAAGTAGCTGGTTACCTGAAACGCGACCCACGTGGTGTTGAACGTAAGAAATTCGGTCATAAGAAAGCCCGTCGTAGCTACCAGTTCAGCAAGCGTTAA